A genomic stretch from Lathyrus oleraceus cultivar Zhongwan6 chromosome 2, CAAS_Psat_ZW6_1.0, whole genome shotgun sequence includes:
- the LOC127121343 gene encoding major pollen allergen Ole e 10 encodes MPVTVPSTTPAVPLPPTNPTSSPVPAFNPATTPSTVPGAQPVTNPVTSYPPPSGSVPVPVINPPSNTNAPSVQGQSWCVAKAGAPQASLQSALDYACGMGADCSQIQQGGSCFSPVTLQSHVSFAFNSYYQKNPAPTSCDF; translated from the coding sequence ATGCCCGTAACGGTTCCTTCTACTACACCTGCTGTTCCTTTACCTCCAACAAATCCAACCAGTTCACCGGTTCCGGCCTTCAATCCAGCTACAACACCTTCAACTGTTCCAGGTGCGCAACCAGTAACCAACCCTGTAACGTCTTATCCACCTCCATCGGGAAGTGTTCCTGTTCCTGTCATAAACCCTCCTTCAAACACAAATGCTCCTTCTGTTCAGGGACAGAGTTGGTGTGTGGCGAAAGCAGGTGCTCCACAAGCCTCCCTTCAATCAGCACTGGATTATGCTTGTGGAATGGGTGCTGATTGTTCTCAGATACAGCAGGGTGGGAGTTGTTTCAGTCCAGTCACTTTGCAGAGTCATGTTTCTTTTGCTTTCAATAGTTACTATCAAAAGAATCCAGCTCCAACAAGTTGCGACTTTTGA